AACGAGAGACATAGGCGAGCATTAGCGCAAATATCAGAAATGGTCCGGCTGATAGCAGGACGGAAATCCAAGAATCCCTTTTGGCCGCAGCCAAAAGGGCAGGAATAATCAGAACATGGCTGATCAAGCCAACGGACAACATGATCAACATCATAGCTTGTAAAAAAGAAGGTTGTGTTCGTTTCATGCTGAGGGGTCTCCTTTTCCCGATAGACTGTCCTCAGCAGTGTTAACGGGATTGGAGCGCTTCATACTGTCAGTCAAAATAACGAATACCCATGGCTTCTCTTACCTCTAACATCGTTTCCCGGGCCGCTTTCCTGGCCTCACGGGTACCCTCAATAAGAATCTCTTTCACCTGATCATCACGCTGTTCATAATAATTCCGTCGTTCGCGAAAAGGAGCAAGCAGATCATTGATGGCTTCACCTGCGATCTGTTTACAATCTTTGCATCCAATCCGCCCCTGACTGCAACTGGCATGTATTTCGTCTGCGTTCTCCTTGCGGAAAAGCTGATGAAAGGCAAAAACAGGGCAGATATCCGGGTGTCCTGGATCAGAACGATGGATGCGGGCAGGATCAGTCTTGGCCTTGATCAATTTGGCTTTTACATCTTCAGGACTTGCATTTAATGAGATCGCATTCCCCATGCTTTTGCTCATCTTACCAACGCCATCCAGTCCTCCAAGCCGCTCTCCGGTCAAAATGCGGGGTTCGGGGAGAATGGGAGCATATAACTCGTTGAACCGGCTAACCAATTTTCGTGCTGTCTCAATGTGAGGAATCTGATCTTCCCCTGCCGGAACAAGGGTGGCTTTACAGAATGCAATATCAGCAGCCTGACTGACCGGATATCCAAGAAATCCGTAGTACAGGTCGGTATATCCACGATCACGTGCTTCGCTCTTGATGGTCGGATTATGCCGGAGTGTATTGACGGTAACAAACATGGAGAAGATCACAGTCAATTCCGCAATTTCCGGAATCATGGATTGAATGAACAGGGTAGCTTTGTTCGGATCAATGCCTACGGCGAGGTAATCAAGCGTGACTTGATGAACACTATCTGCAATCAGGCTAGGTTGATCATAGTGGGTAGTGAGTGCCTGAACATCTGCCAGTAAAATATAGGTTTTGTACTCTTCCTGCAATTGCA
This Paenibacillus xylanexedens DNA region includes the following protein-coding sequences:
- the trpS gene encoding tryptophan--tRNA ligase; its protein translation is MDKNKDIILTGDRTTGQLHLGHYVGSLRSRVQLQEEYKTYILLADVQALTTHYDQPSLIADSVHQVTLDYLAVGIDPNKATLFIQSMIPEIAELTVIFSMFVTVNTLRHNPTIKSEARDRGYTDLYYGFLGYPVSQAADIAFCKATLVPAGEDQIPHIETARKLVSRFNELYAPILPEPRILTGERLGGLDGVGKMSKSMGNAISLNASPEDVKAKLIKAKTDPARIHRSDPGHPDICPVFAFHQLFRKENADEIHASCSQGRIGCKDCKQIAGEAINDLLAPFRERRNYYEQRDDQVKEILIEGTREARKAARETMLEVREAMGIRYFD